One Nostocoides sp. HKS02 genomic window carries:
- the rnc gene encoding ribonuclease III, whose amino-acid sequence MSGAPVDESLLLRALTHRSYAYENGGLPNNERLEFLGDSVLGLVVTDTLYAAHPDLPEGQLAKLRAAVVNMRALADVARTLGLGEHLFLGRGEESTGGRDKASILADTMEAVIGTVYLSSGMPAAAALVHHLLDPLMAQSATLGAGLDWKTSLQELAAASAVGVPEYRVEEEGPDHEKTFHAQAVVGEQVLGTGTGRSKKEAEQRAAELAWRAITARQAAAEGDGLVAHTQATSPRGAAGVETPDTDASELPAGSPS is encoded by the coding sequence GTGTCCGGAGCACCGGTCGACGAGTCGCTGCTTCTGCGTGCCCTGACCCACCGCTCGTACGCCTACGAGAACGGCGGCCTGCCCAACAACGAGCGCCTGGAGTTCCTCGGCGACTCGGTCCTGGGTCTGGTCGTCACCGACACGCTGTATGCCGCGCATCCCGACCTGCCCGAGGGGCAGCTCGCCAAGCTGCGTGCCGCAGTGGTCAACATGCGCGCGCTCGCGGACGTGGCCCGCACGCTCGGGCTCGGCGAGCACCTCTTCCTCGGGCGCGGCGAGGAGAGCACCGGTGGCCGGGACAAGGCCTCGATCCTGGCCGACACGATGGAGGCCGTGATCGGCACGGTCTACCTCTCCTCCGGCATGCCAGCTGCTGCGGCGCTCGTGCACCACCTCCTCGACCCCTTGATGGCCCAGTCGGCCACCCTCGGTGCGGGTCTGGACTGGAAGACCAGCCTCCAGGAGCTCGCCGCCGCGTCGGCTGTGGGAGTGCCGGAGTACCGCGTCGAGGAGGAGGGCCCCGACCACGAGAAGACGTTCCACGCCCAGGCGGTCGTCGGCGAGCAGGTCCTCGGCACCGGCACGGGTCGCTCCAAGAAGGAAGCCGAGCAGCGCGCTGCTGAGCTCGCGTGGCGCGCGATCACGGCGCGCCAAGCCGCCGCCGAGGGCGACGGCCTGGTCGCCCACACGCAGGCGACATCCCCGCGCGGCGCTGCGGGCGTCGAGACCCCGGACACCGACGCCAGCGAACTGCCCGCTGGCTCGCCCTCGTAG
- the mutM gene encoding bifunctional DNA-formamidopyrimidine glycosylase/DNA-(apurinic or apyrimidinic site) lyase: protein MPELPEVEVVRRGLADHVTGRVIETAEFRGVRVARRHLPGAADLAERVAGNHVESARRRGKYLWLVLRAPDGSRQALLAHLGMSGQLLVEDPAAPQEKHLHARFEFADAGPELRFVDQRTFGGMALSELTEDLIPETIAHIAPDPLEAAFDQGAVVRRMKLRDSAVKRALLDQTLVSGIGNIYADEALWRAQVHGERTCSSLTKPALARLLDHAREVMLEALGEGGTSFDALYVNVNGASGYFDRSLHAYGQEGRPCDRCGTPIRREAFMNRSSFSCPRCQPRPRPRPPRGRGPERLQDTPSQT from the coding sequence GTGCCTGAGCTGCCCGAGGTCGAGGTGGTCCGCCGTGGTCTGGCCGACCACGTGACCGGCCGCGTCATCGAGACCGCCGAGTTCCGTGGCGTACGGGTCGCACGGCGGCACCTGCCCGGCGCCGCCGACCTCGCCGAGCGCGTCGCGGGCAACCACGTCGAGTCCGCGCGCCGTCGCGGCAAGTACCTCTGGCTGGTCCTGCGGGCGCCCGACGGCTCACGCCAGGCGCTCCTGGCGCACCTCGGGATGAGCGGCCAGCTGCTCGTCGAGGACCCAGCGGCACCGCAGGAGAAGCACCTGCACGCGCGGTTCGAGTTCGCCGACGCCGGGCCCGAGCTGCGCTTCGTCGACCAGCGGACCTTCGGTGGCATGGCCTTGTCGGAGCTCACCGAGGACCTGATTCCCGAGACCATCGCCCACATCGCGCCCGACCCGCTCGAGGCGGCCTTCGACCAAGGCGCGGTCGTGCGGCGGATGAAGCTGCGGGACTCGGCGGTCAAGCGGGCCCTGCTCGACCAGACGCTGGTGTCCGGCATCGGCAACATCTACGCCGACGAGGCGTTGTGGCGGGCCCAGGTGCACGGCGAGCGGACATGCTCGTCGTTGACCAAGCCAGCGCTGGCCCGGCTGCTCGACCATGCGCGCGAGGTGATGCTGGAGGCCCTCGGCGAGGGCGGCACGAGCTTCGACGCGCTCTACGTCAACGTCAACGGCGCCTCGGGCTACTTCGACCGGTCGCTGCACGCCTACGGCCAGGAGGGTCGGCCCTGCGACCGCTGCGGCACCCCCATCCGTCGCGAGGCGTTCATGAACCGCTCGAGCTTCAGCTGCCCGCGCTGCCAACCCCGGCCGCGTCCCCGGCCGCCCCGGGGCCGCGGTCCAGAACGCCTTCAGGACACGCCCAGCCAGACCTGA
- the rpmF gene encoding 50S ribosomal protein L32, which produces MAVPKRKTSRSNTRSRRANWKATATTLTTCPQCKSLTQPHMACPSCGTYKGRHYTPAERTEHQG; this is translated from the coding sequence GTGGCTGTCCCGAAGCGGAAGACGTCGCGCTCCAACACCCGTTCGCGTCGTGCGAACTGGAAGGCGACGGCGACCACGCTCACCACGTGCCCCCAGTGCAAGTCCCTGACGCAGCCGCACATGGCCTGCCCGTCGTGCGGCACCTACAAGGGCCGGCACTACACGCCGGCCGAGCGCACTGAGCACCAGGGCTGA